From the genome of Glycine max cultivar Williams 82 chromosome 2, Glycine_max_v4.0, whole genome shotgun sequence, one region includes:
- the LOC100784321 gene encoding cation/H(+) antiporter 3, translating into MMVGLIIGPSLNILEEDKIMLFPYGSQDTLATIASLGHVLFVFENGVKMDFSITTRIGKKEWVIALVGLLLPLLIGYTQLEIISTLLTQGNGVNNHSSVVILMTQSITSFPVIASVLNDLQILNSELGRLALSSALVGDILSNILIISTVVFDVNQQVDGIGVNLVCFFVLIIIIFFIYRPTMFWVIDHTPERQEVKDIYINIIVGILFTLVWCSMLLKQEFILLPFLLGLATPDGPPLGSSLVKRIHVFGIEFLLPIFVATCAMKINFGLNFTIITTTTTILVVFLGHLIKMIAYTTSSLFFKIPLKDAMSLAILLNCKGVVEVAMYSSALDKNDLEPDIYTVVITTIMITNSIVHLMVKRLYDPSRKYVGYQKRNIFNLKPDSNLRILVCIHKQYHTIPIIRALDLCTPTPEYPTTVDVLHLIELVGRSSPIFVSHKMKKGVLSHTRNSYSENVILSFKIYEDEKKGATTINPYTAISPPTLMHEDVCFLALDKVASIIILPFHRKWSINGKIEHEDKTIRSLNCKVMEKAPCSVGILVSRFVHQRDSPLRLAMIFLGGNDDREALCLANRAAKDSSVNLVVYHITTNNKDEIQDVDTMLDHAMLKDAKKECSNLKTVIHKEIIVEDGAQISSILRQMIDEHDFFIVGRRHGIVCPQTKGLQGWSEFSELGLIGDFLASTDLECKSSVLVVQQQQLFH; encoded by the exons ATGATG GTCGGGCTAATTATAGGACCATCATTGAACATATTGGAGGAAGACAAGATTATGTTGTTTCCTTATGGAAGTCAAGATACACTTGCTACGATAGCATCACTTGGTCATGTGCTATTTGTCTTTGAAAATGGTGTAAAAATGGATTTTAGCATTACCACCAGAATAGGAAAAAAAGAATGGGTCATTGCCCTTGTAGGATTGTTATTACCTCTGCTAATTGGTTATACACAACTAGAAATCATTTCTACACTTTTAACCCAAGGTAATGGAGTAAATAACCATTCAAGTGTTGTTATTTTGATGACACAAAGTATAACTTCATTTCCAGTGATTGCTTCCGTCCTCAATGACCTTCAAATCCTAAACTCTGAACTTGGAAGGCTGGCATTATCTTCTGCATTGGTGGGTGACATACTAAGTAATATTCTTATAATTTCAACTGTGGTCTTTGATGTAAATCAACAAGTAGATGGGATTGGGGTAAATTTGGTGTGTTTTTTTGTCCTAattatcatcattttctttatctatcGTCCAACAATGTTTTGGGTTATTGATCACACACCAGAAAGACAAGAAGTGAaggatatttatattaatattatagttGGGATTCTCTTTACTTTGGTTTGGTGTTCAATGCTCTTGAAACAAGAATTCATTCTCTTACCTTTCCTTTTAGGATTGGCTACACCAGACGGACCTCCATTAGGGTCTTCATTAGTTAAAAGGATTCATGTTTTTGGTATAGAATTTCTTTTGCCAATCTTTGTTGCTACATGTGCAATGAAGATAAATTTTGGCTTAAATTTCACGATAATTACAACTACAACTACTATCCTTGTTGTCTTTTTGGGTCATCTAATCAAAATGATAGCATACACAACATCTTCACTCTTTTTCAAGATACCGCTAAAGGATGCTATGTCTCTTGCCATTCTTCTAAACTGCAAAGGTGTTGTGGAAGTAGCAATGTATAGCTCTGCATTAGACAAAAAT GATCTTGAACCTGATATTTACACAGTGGTTATAACAACAATCATGATCACAAATAGTATTGTGCATTTGATGGTGAAACGTTTGTATGATCCTTCAAGGAAATATGTTGGATACCAAAAAAggaacatttttaatttaaaaccaGACTCGAATCTTCGGATACTAGTTTGCATTCATAAACAATATCACACAATCCCTATCATAAGGGCTCTTGATCTATGTACCCCTACACCAGAATACCCTACCACCGTGGATGTTTTGCATCTAATTGAACTAGTAGGTCGTTCTTCCCCTATTTTTGTTTCTCACAAGATGAAAAAAGGTGTTCTCTCTCACACACGAAACTCCTACTCAGAGAATGTCATCCTTTCTTTCAAAATCTATGAAGATGAAAAAAAGGGTGCAACAACAATAAACCCCTATACAGCCATATCTCCACCTACGTTGATGCATGAAGATGTGTGTTTCCTTGCATTAGATAAAGTTGCATCAATTATCATTCTTCCTTTTCATCGAAAATGGTCCATTAATGGTAAAATTGAGCATGAGGATAAGACAATAAGGTCATTAAATTGTAAGGTCATGGAAAAGGCTCCATGCTCAGTTGGAATATTAGTGAGTCGTTTTGTTCATCAAAGAGATTCACCACTTCGATTAGCCATGATATTTTTGGGTGGAAATGATGATAGAGAGGCTTTGTGCTTAGCCAACCGAGCAGCCAAAGACTCTAGTGTTAACCTTGTGGTATATCACATTACAACCAATAACAAGGATGAAATCCAAGACGTGGACACTATGCTTGATCATGCGATGTTGAAAGACGCTAAGAAAGAATGCTCTAATTTGAAAACTGTTATTCATAAGGAAATAATAGTAGAGGATGGAGCCCAAATATCTTCTATTCTTCGTCAAATGATAgatgaacatgatttttttatagtaggGAGACGTCATGGCATTGTCTGTCCTCAAACAAAAGGACTTCAAGGATGGAGTGAGTTTTCAGAGTTAGGTCTCATAGGTGATTTTCTTGCTTCTACAGATCTAGAATGCAAATCTTCTGTTTTGGTagtgcaacaacaacaattgtTCCATTAA